The proteins below are encoded in one region of Pseudomonas putida S13.1.2:
- the dmeF gene encoding CDF family Co(II)/Ni(II) efflux transporter DmeF, whose protein sequence is MSTTYVHSHNFLGVAHDDNAKRTLWVVLLTVVMMVAEIAAGHITGSMALLADGFHMATHAGALGIAAAAYAYARKHSESSFYSFGTGKVGDLGGFASALILGLISLGIGIESVLRLFEPTQVQFGTATMIAISGLIVNVVSALLLAGGSHHHDHGHGHSHSHSHGPHGHRHGEDNNLRSAYVHVLADAVTSVLAIVALLAGKFLGWVWLDPVMGLVGAVVIARWAWSLMKDTASVLLDKTDDHVAEEIRELLNHSGKLQITDLHVWRVGPDARAAIVSVTGSLDFTADDIRAALTPIHEVVHLTVEYRAAAS, encoded by the coding sequence ATGAGCACCACATACGTACACAGCCATAACTTTCTTGGTGTTGCTCACGACGACAATGCCAAGCGCACCTTGTGGGTAGTCCTGCTTACTGTCGTCATGATGGTAGCTGAGATCGCCGCTGGACATATCACAGGCTCAATGGCGCTGTTGGCAGATGGTTTCCATATGGCAACGCACGCAGGAGCATTAGGAATTGCAGCAGCGGCGTACGCCTATGCCCGAAAGCATTCTGAGAGTTCCTTCTACAGTTTTGGTACAGGCAAAGTAGGTGATCTTGGAGGCTTCGCATCGGCATTGATTCTTGGTTTGATCTCGTTAGGCATCGGTATCGAATCGGTACTGCGTCTTTTTGAGCCGACCCAGGTGCAGTTTGGAACGGCGACTATGATCGCTATCAGCGGTCTGATTGTGAATGTCGTCAGTGCTTTGCTTCTGGCTGGTGGGAGTCATCATCACGATCATGGACACGGCCACTCGCATAGTCATTCGCATGGGCCTCACGGCCACAGGCATGGCGAAGACAACAATCTGCGTTCAGCGTACGTTCACGTCCTTGCTGACGCAGTGACATCAGTCCTTGCAATCGTCGCGCTGCTCGCAGGCAAGTTTCTTGGCTGGGTGTGGCTTGATCCGGTTATGGGGCTCGTGGGCGCTGTCGTGATAGCACGATGGGCGTGGTCCCTCATGAAAGACACGGCCTCTGTACTGCTTGATAAAACGGACGACCACGTTGCTGAGGAAATTCGGGAATTACTTAATCATTCCGGCAAGCTACAGATCACAGACCTTCATGTGTGGAGGGTGGGGCCTGACGCCCGAGCGGCAATTGTCAGCGTGACTGGCTCGTTAGATTTCACAGCCGACGATATTCGTGCCGCACTGACGCCGATACATGAAGTGGTCCACCTCACGGTGGAATATAGGGCTGCGGCGAGTTAG
- a CDS encoding heavy metal sensor histidine kinase has translation MRPQSSLVKRLTLMFMFAVTAVLVVAGVAFYGLSQHHFRMLDEQALSEKLESTRHILSISAARGGLDDQEQQLRALLGAHQDLSAKITKVDGTVLFSDSKASQIPQQFEQAHRGAVWEWQDEAQNFRGITAQLTIAGEPEPVTAVLMLDVTTHAHFFVTLQWWFGIGLVISAIVSAGLGWVVAKSGLRPVGQITKVATGMSARSLRERIPLEPVPLELQELILSFNGMLGRLEDAFVRLSNFSADIAHELRTPVSNLLTHTEVVLTKKRDLDAYEENLYSNLEDLKRMSRMIDDMLFLAKADNGLIVPEQIDVELSELVSKLFEYYQFLAEDRGVQLTLQGHGKVRGDRLMIDRALSNLLSNALRYTPEANEISVQIEQTHESVMLTVRNTGVTIDPQHIGKIFDRFFRADPARREGSPANAGLGLAITRSIVEAHKGRVWCSSVNGVTEFHVCFPRN, from the coding sequence ATGCGCCCGCAATCATCGCTCGTCAAGCGACTGACCCTGATGTTCATGTTCGCGGTGACTGCTGTCCTGGTCGTTGCCGGCGTGGCTTTCTACGGGCTCAGTCAGCACCATTTCCGGATGCTGGATGAGCAGGCGCTTTCCGAAAAGCTGGAGTCAACGCGTCATATCCTGTCCATCTCAGCAGCGCGAGGCGGGCTCGACGATCAGGAGCAGCAGCTGCGGGCATTGCTCGGCGCACATCAGGATCTGTCGGCGAAAATCACCAAGGTTGACGGAACGGTCCTTTTTTCAGACTCCAAAGCCTCTCAAATTCCTCAACAGTTCGAGCAGGCGCACAGGGGCGCCGTTTGGGAATGGCAAGATGAAGCGCAGAACTTCCGCGGTATCACCGCCCAGTTGACCATCGCGGGCGAGCCTGAGCCGGTGACGGCCGTGCTGATGCTCGATGTCACCACTCACGCCCATTTCTTTGTCACCCTGCAATGGTGGTTCGGCATCGGCTTGGTGATCAGCGCGATTGTGAGCGCCGGCTTGGGTTGGGTCGTGGCCAAGAGTGGGCTTCGGCCTGTTGGGCAAATCACCAAAGTAGCCACCGGGATGTCGGCAAGATCGCTCCGCGAGCGCATACCCCTGGAGCCCGTGCCGCTAGAGCTTCAGGAGCTCATCCTGTCTTTCAACGGGATGCTGGGACGGTTGGAGGATGCATTCGTTCGGTTGTCCAACTTCTCTGCCGATATCGCTCACGAGTTGAGAACGCCGGTCAGTAACCTACTGACCCATACCGAAGTGGTGCTCACCAAGAAGCGTGACCTGGATGCCTATGAGGAAAACCTCTATTCGAACCTGGAAGACCTCAAGCGCATGTCGCGCATGATCGACGACATGCTGTTCCTCGCCAAGGCGGATAACGGTCTGATCGTGCCCGAGCAGATCGATGTGGAACTCTCCGAGCTCGTATCCAAGCTGTTCGAGTACTACCAGTTCCTGGCTGAGGACCGGGGTGTTCAGCTGACCCTCCAAGGTCATGGCAAGGTTCGTGGCGATCGCTTGATGATTGACCGAGCGCTTTCCAACCTTTTATCGAACGCGTTGCGCTACACCCCGGAAGCCAACGAGATATCGGTGCAGATCGAGCAGACACATGAAAGCGTGATGCTTACCGTGCGTAACACCGGGGTAACCATCGATCCCCAGCACATTGGCAAGATCTTCGACCGGTTCTTTCGAGCCGATCCAGCCAGGCGGGAGGGAAGCCCTGCCAATGCTGGGCTGGGCCTTGCGATAACACGCTCTATCGTTGAAGCCCATAAGGGCCGGGTATGGTGTAGCTCCGTCAATGGCGTAACTGAATTCCACGTCTGTTTCCCACGTAATTAG
- a CDS encoding TolC family protein: protein MTPQRFQGRISTAVLFILLPAVSAQAATLSLDEALQLAERNAPSLQARQEQASAARSAVIPAGELPDPRLNLGVQNLPVEGADRWSMNRDFMTMQVVGLSQEVPNRDKRKARVETAQAMVDRADAEAIFERLKVRAATAQAWVTAYTVQRKLEQFDAFYKENQLLASTVRARLAGGAGSTADTLAPKQEAAQLDEQKDVLLSQAAQARAALKRWIGQDAEVGAPTFPVWPVDAAEYLHSVHAHPELNTYNAMTREAQAQVHQAQAEKKSDWSWGVDYQRRGPDFSNMVSLQVSFQLPLFTSSRQDPMIAARRAQVRQLEDEQDAALREHQAQLETDLAEYQRLQRAVRRSRETLLPLAEDRVRLALADYRAGKSPLSEVLSARRQRVEALLQDVDLQGQLAATAARLHFVYGEVLA from the coding sequence ATGACTCCCCAACGTTTTCAGGGACGGATAAGCACGGCCGTCCTGTTCATACTGCTGCCGGCTGTCTCGGCTCAGGCTGCAACGCTGTCGCTGGATGAAGCGCTGCAACTGGCTGAACGCAACGCTCCCTCTCTACAGGCCCGCCAGGAGCAGGCATCAGCTGCGCGCAGCGCGGTCATTCCAGCGGGCGAGCTACCCGATCCGCGCCTGAATCTTGGGGTACAAAACCTGCCGGTTGAAGGCGCCGATCGCTGGAGCATGAACAGAGACTTCATGACCATGCAGGTGGTTGGCCTGTCCCAAGAAGTACCGAACCGGGACAAACGCAAAGCACGTGTAGAGACAGCGCAGGCCATGGTCGATCGAGCCGATGCCGAGGCGATCTTCGAACGCTTGAAGGTTAGGGCGGCAACCGCACAGGCTTGGGTTACTGCGTACACCGTGCAGCGAAAGCTTGAACAGTTCGACGCCTTCTACAAAGAAAACCAGCTGCTGGCTTCCACGGTGCGGGCCCGCCTGGCCGGAGGCGCAGGCTCCACCGCCGATACGCTGGCTCCCAAGCAAGAAGCCGCGCAGCTGGACGAGCAGAAAGACGTTTTGTTGAGTCAGGCAGCCCAAGCGCGAGCCGCGCTGAAGCGCTGGATTGGGCAGGACGCCGAAGTAGGCGCGCCGACCTTCCCTGTCTGGCCTGTAGACGCAGCTGAATATTTGCACTCCGTCCATGCCCATCCGGAGCTCAATACCTACAACGCCATGACACGCGAGGCTCAGGCCCAGGTACACCAGGCTCAGGCGGAAAAGAAATCGGATTGGTCCTGGGGAGTGGATTATCAGCGCCGTGGCCCGGACTTCAGCAACATGGTCAGTCTGCAAGTCAGCTTCCAGTTGCCGTTGTTCACCAGCTCACGGCAAGACCCGATGATTGCGGCACGACGCGCACAAGTTCGCCAATTGGAAGATGAGCAGGACGCTGCCCTGCGCGAGCATCAAGCCCAGCTTGAAACAGACCTTGCCGAGTACCAACGCTTGCAACGGGCAGTGCGGCGCAGTCGCGAAACACTTTTGCCCCTGGCCGAGGACCGGGTACGCCTCGCTCTGGCGGACTACCGCGCCGGTAAGTCGCCGTTGAGTGAAGTGCTGTCGGCACGCCGGCAGCGTGTGGAGGCACTGCTACAGGATGTGGACCTGCAAGGACAGTTGGCGGCAACAGCAGCGCGTCTGCATTTCGTTTATGGAGAGGTGCTGGCATGA
- a CDS encoding copper-binding protein, translating into MKKLIVIAGLITAFATSVHAQDMDGMDMKKMPASAEGDQGSQAAPTAHAEGTIKALDPQSGKITLAHGSVAELKWPAMTMGFQAEPAQLRGLNVGDKVKFGFRMEGSVAKIVSIQKQ; encoded by the coding sequence ATGAAAAAGCTAATTGTTATCGCAGGCCTGATCACCGCTTTCGCCACCAGTGTGCATGCCCAGGACATGGATGGCATGGACATGAAGAAAATGCCAGCTTCCGCCGAGGGGGACCAAGGCAGCCAGGCGGCACCCACTGCGCATGCTGAGGGGACAATAAAGGCGCTGGATCCTCAAAGCGGAAAAATTACCTTGGCGCACGGCTCGGTAGCAGAGCTCAAATGGCCGGCGATGACCATGGGTTTCCAAGCTGAGCCTGCACAGCTGAGGGGCTTGAACGTAGGAGACAAGGTGAAATTTGGGTTCCGTATGGAGGGAAGCGTCGCGAAAATCGTGAGCATCCAGAAGCAGTGA
- a CDS encoding metal/formaldehyde-sensitive transcriptional repressor: MAHTKAAKDELLKRVKRIAGQVQAIERALDGEADCAKTLHLVAATRGAINGLLDEIIEDHAREHVAKPGLTDQERAQGLEELLEAIRRYSK, from the coding sequence ATGGCGCACACTAAGGCGGCGAAGGATGAACTGCTCAAGCGCGTGAAGCGTATCGCTGGTCAGGTCCAAGCAATCGAACGTGCGTTGGATGGCGAAGCCGATTGCGCAAAGACACTGCATTTGGTTGCCGCAACCCGTGGGGCGATAAACGGGCTGCTTGACGAAATCATTGAGGACCATGCTCGGGAACATGTAGCGAAGCCCGGCCTGACTGACCAGGAACGAGCACAGGGTCTTGAAGAGCTTCTTGAAGCAATACGCCGATATTCGAAGTGA
- a CDS encoding DUF2790 domain-containing protein → MIKAKCIAGLLLLIASSSAFSEGGSDRLHGKMIQANEQAMRAYAAANGKKPPEVIHYRYGMKLDVARIISRTSTYGSCDVMPAQMNYEDSTGELRILEYRTAGINCRGQN, encoded by the coding sequence ATGATCAAAGCCAAATGCATCGCCGGCCTACTTCTCTTAATCGCCTCCTCATCCGCTTTCTCCGAAGGAGGTTCTGATCGCTTGCACGGGAAAATGATTCAGGCGAATGAGCAGGCTATGCGTGCATACGCAGCTGCCAATGGAAAAAAACCACCTGAGGTGATCCATTATCGCTACGGAATGAAGCTGGATGTGGCGAGAATCATCAGCAGGACTTCGACCTACGGCAGCTGCGACGTGATGCCGGCGCAGATGAATTACGAAGACTCAACAGGAGAGCTGAGAATCCTCGAATATCGCACTGCCGGAATTAACTGCCGGGGTCAAAACTGA
- a CDS encoding efflux RND transporter periplasmic adaptor subunit: MRNRSIGLLVAPALAIGIGAGFWLGGRGAYSPSQPVGEEKKTLYWYDPMYPQQHFPAPGKSPFMDMPLVPKYSDDTAGEEQPAVQVSTGLQQNLGIRLATVTAGRLERTLSVSGVLTFDERDFSVLQARTGGYVERVYGRATGDIVAKGAPLADVLTPEWAGLQEEYLALRHAGDAQLTAAARQRLVLAGMPADLINRVASTGKVQLSVTLSAPTAGVIQALDLRPGMTLTPGLTLARINGVANVWLEAAVPEAQAQGLREGQPVQAQLPAFPGDPVPGKLTALLADADLQSRTLRLRIELPNRDRRLRPGMTAQVALHPGESAEQSLLVPAEAVIRTGKRDLVMLAEDGGRFRPVEVVLGQESKGQVAVLQGLQAGQRIVASGQFLLDSDANLKGIEAATVQDSQPNAGPALHEADGRVVQIDGTQLTVAHGPFITLGMPGMTMTFPVAEQSLLDGLKIGAQIRFGIRERDEGMVVEQIKVLEGQP; encoded by the coding sequence ATGAGGAATAGGTCGATTGGTTTGCTCGTGGCTCCTGCCCTTGCTATTGGGATAGGCGCTGGCTTCTGGCTAGGTGGGAGAGGTGCGTATTCGCCATCGCAGCCAGTAGGTGAGGAAAAAAAAACGCTGTACTGGTACGACCCGATGTATCCCCAGCAGCACTTCCCGGCGCCCGGAAAATCGCCGTTCATGGACATGCCGCTCGTGCCCAAGTATTCGGATGACACGGCTGGCGAGGAGCAGCCTGCGGTTCAGGTCTCGACTGGGCTCCAGCAAAACCTTGGGATTCGATTGGCAACGGTGACGGCTGGGCGACTAGAACGGACCCTGAGTGTGAGCGGCGTTCTGACGTTCGACGAACGCGACTTCAGCGTGTTGCAGGCCAGAACTGGCGGTTACGTCGAACGCGTCTATGGCCGAGCGACGGGGGACATCGTTGCCAAAGGCGCTCCACTAGCCGATGTGCTGACCCCGGAGTGGGCTGGTTTGCAGGAGGAATACCTGGCGTTGAGGCATGCCGGCGACGCGCAACTGACGGCGGCGGCACGACAGCGGCTCGTGCTCGCCGGCATGCCGGCCGACCTGATCAACCGGGTCGCGAGCACTGGGAAGGTGCAGCTCTCGGTCACCCTCTCCGCACCCACTGCCGGTGTAATTCAGGCTCTCGATTTGCGACCCGGCATGACGCTGACGCCGGGGCTTACCTTGGCAAGGATCAATGGAGTGGCCAACGTCTGGCTGGAAGCGGCTGTGCCGGAAGCCCAGGCTCAAGGCCTTCGCGAAGGCCAGCCTGTGCAGGCGCAATTGCCAGCGTTCCCAGGCGATCCCGTACCGGGCAAGTTGACCGCGTTGCTCGCCGATGCCGATTTGCAGAGCCGCACGTTGCGCCTGCGTATTGAGTTGCCCAACCGAGATAGGCGGCTTCGTCCTGGGATGACCGCTCAAGTGGCTCTCCATCCCGGCGAGTCTGCCGAGCAAAGCCTCTTGGTGCCTGCCGAGGCGGTCATCCGCACCGGCAAGCGAGACCTGGTGATGCTGGCTGAAGACGGTGGTCGCTTCCGGCCGGTGGAAGTCGTGTTGGGCCAGGAGAGCAAAGGCCAAGTTGCGGTGTTGCAGGGTCTTCAGGCAGGACAGCGCATCGTCGCGTCCGGGCAATTCCTGTTGGACTCCGACGCTAATTTGAAAGGCATCGAGGCGGCGACGGTGCAGGATAGTCAGCCTAATGCGGGGCCAGCCCTGCATGAAGCGGATGGCCGTGTCGTGCAGATAGACGGCACCCAGCTCACCGTTGCCCACGGTCCTTTCATCACCCTGGGCATGCCAGGGATGACCATGACCTTCCCTGTGGCTGAGCAGTCTCTCCTTGATGGCCTCAAGATCGGTGCGCAGATTCGCTTTGGCATACGCGAACGCGACGAGGGCATGGTCGTTGAGCAGATCAAAGTGTTGGAGGGCCAACCATGA
- a CDS encoding four-helix bundle copper-binding protein, whose product MNSRFDECISECLRCALSCEGCASACLQEQDVKMMADCIKLDRDCADMCKLAATLMARESMLAKEFCALCARICRACGEECGKHKADHCQHCAQACLACAQSCEAMAA is encoded by the coding sequence ATGAACAGTCGCTTTGATGAATGCATCTCGGAATGCCTGCGCTGCGCGCTGTCCTGTGAAGGCTGCGCGTCAGCCTGCCTGCAAGAGCAGGACGTAAAAATGATGGCAGACTGCATCAAGCTGGACAGGGATTGCGCAGATATGTGCAAGCTTGCGGCTACCTTGATGGCACGAGAAAGCATGCTCGCCAAGGAATTTTGTGCGCTGTGCGCCAGAATTTGCCGCGCTTGCGGGGAGGAGTGCGGTAAGCATAAGGCAGACCACTGCCAGCATTGCGCTCAGGCCTGTTTGGCCTGCGCACAATCCTGCGAAGCAATGGCTGCCTAA
- a CDS encoding efflux RND transporter permease subunit, protein MIAKLIRWSVGNRVLVLLATLFLVAWGFVSVRSLPIDALPDLSDVQVIIRTSYPGQAPQIVENQVTYPLTTTMLSVPGAKTVRGFSAFGDSFVYVLFEDGTDLYWARSRVLEYLSQAQSRLPAAAKPVLGPDATGVGWIYQYALVDRNGGHDLSQLRSLQDWFLRYELKTLPDVAEVATIGGMVKQYQVVLDPLRMASLGITQAEVVEAIGKANQETGGGVLEQGEAEFMVRAAGYLRSLDDFRAIPLRLATKGVPVTLGDVATVQIGPEARRGIGELDGLGEAVGGVVILRSGKNAREAIAHVKAKLETLKKALPAGVELVTVYDRSQLIDRAVENLSHKLIEEFVVVALVCAAFLWHLRSSLVAIVSLPVGILIALIVMRHQGINANIMSLGGIAIAIGAMVDAAVVMIENAHKRVEAWHIRHPGQPLRGEAHWRVMTEAAVEVGPALFFSLMIITLSFIPVFTLQAQEGRLFAPLAFTKTYAMAAAAALSVTLIPVLMGYWIRGPLPAEQRNPLNRGLIRLYRPALEVVLRRPLVTLAGALLILLSSLWPLDHLGGEFLPPLDEGDLLYMPSALPGLSAQKASELLQRTDRLIRTVPEVATVFGKAGRAESATDPAPLEMFETTVRLKPKSEWRPGMTTEKLIEELDRTVRVPGLTNIWIPPIRNRIDMLATGIKSPIGVKVAGSDLDQIDRATLAVERAAKKVPGVTSALAERLTGGRYIDLDIDRHAAARYGLNIADVQAIVAGAIGGETIGETVEGLARYPISVRYPREWRDSVEALRQLPIYTSQGGQLTLGSVARIRIADGPPMLKSENARPSGWVYIDVRGRDLSSVVADLRQAIDSEVKLDPGMSLSYSGQFEYLERANARLAWAVPATLAIIFVLLYLTFGRLGEALLIMGTLPFALTGGVWLLYLLGYNLSVATGVGFIALAGVAAEFGVIMLIYLNNAWAERQAKGETTRAALLDAIREGAVQRIRPKAMTVAVIVAGLLPILWSSGTGSEVMSRIAVPMVGGMLTAPLLSLFVIPAAYWLIRRRELAVTTPNLSGEIL, encoded by the coding sequence ATGATTGCCAAACTGATCCGCTGGTCGGTAGGCAACCGTGTGCTGGTGCTCCTCGCCACGCTGTTTCTGGTGGCATGGGGCTTCGTCTCGGTGCGTAGCCTGCCAATCGACGCCTTGCCCGACCTGTCGGACGTGCAGGTGATCATCCGCACGTCCTACCCAGGCCAGGCTCCCCAGATCGTTGAGAATCAGGTGACCTATCCGCTGACCACAACCATGCTCTCGGTTCCGGGGGCCAAAACGGTACGCGGTTTCTCCGCCTTCGGTGACAGCTTCGTCTACGTGCTGTTCGAGGACGGCACCGATCTGTATTGGGCGCGCTCACGGGTGCTTGAGTACCTGAGCCAGGCGCAATCGCGATTACCTGCGGCAGCCAAGCCGGTACTGGGCCCGGACGCCACCGGAGTGGGCTGGATTTATCAGTATGCGTTGGTCGATCGCAACGGCGGCCATGACCTGTCGCAACTGCGCAGCCTGCAGGACTGGTTCCTGCGCTATGAGCTCAAGACGCTGCCGGATGTCGCTGAGGTGGCCACCATCGGCGGTATGGTCAAGCAGTATCAGGTCGTGCTCGATCCGCTGCGCATGGCCAGCCTCGGTATCACCCAGGCTGAGGTGGTGGAGGCTATAGGCAAGGCCAACCAGGAGACCGGTGGCGGTGTACTGGAGCAAGGCGAAGCGGAATTCATGGTACGTGCGGCCGGCTACCTGCGATCGCTGGATGATTTCAGAGCGATACCCCTGCGACTGGCTACCAAGGGCGTGCCGGTGACATTAGGCGACGTCGCTACGGTGCAGATAGGTCCGGAAGCCCGCAGAGGCATAGGCGAACTGGACGGCCTCGGCGAAGCCGTAGGAGGTGTGGTGATCCTGCGCAGCGGGAAGAATGCTCGGGAGGCCATCGCGCACGTCAAGGCTAAGCTCGAAACCCTGAAGAAAGCCCTGCCAGCCGGGGTGGAACTTGTCACCGTCTACGACCGCAGCCAGTTGATCGACCGTGCCGTGGAGAACCTCAGTCACAAGCTGATCGAGGAGTTCGTGGTAGTGGCGTTGGTATGCGCAGCCTTTCTCTGGCACCTGCGCTCGTCATTGGTGGCTATCGTTTCGCTGCCCGTGGGAATCCTGATAGCGCTGATCGTCATGCGTCATCAGGGCATCAACGCCAACATCATGTCCCTTGGCGGAATCGCTATTGCCATCGGTGCAATGGTGGACGCTGCCGTGGTCATGATCGAGAACGCCCACAAACGTGTTGAGGCCTGGCATATCCGGCATCCTGGTCAACCTTTGCGGGGAGAAGCGCATTGGAGGGTAATGACGGAGGCGGCCGTCGAGGTAGGGCCGGCACTGTTCTTCAGCCTCATGATCATCACGCTTTCGTTCATCCCGGTGTTCACGCTGCAAGCCCAGGAAGGGCGCCTCTTTGCACCCCTGGCCTTTACCAAGACCTACGCAATGGCAGCGGCGGCTGCGCTATCGGTGACCCTGATTCCGGTGCTGATGGGGTACTGGATCAGAGGGCCACTGCCTGCGGAACAGCGCAACCCGCTCAACCGGGGCCTCATCCGGCTGTACCGTCCGGCATTGGAGGTCGTCCTGCGCCGGCCTCTGGTTACCCTCGCTGGAGCATTGCTCATCCTGCTCAGCAGTCTGTGGCCTTTGGATCATCTCGGGGGCGAGTTCCTTCCTCCGCTCGATGAAGGTGATCTGCTCTACATGCCTTCAGCCTTGCCTGGACTCTCGGCGCAGAAAGCTTCAGAGCTGTTGCAGCGAACGGATCGTCTGATTCGAACCGTTCCCGAAGTGGCCACTGTCTTTGGTAAAGCCGGCCGCGCCGAGTCAGCTACCGACCCGGCACCGCTGGAGATGTTCGAGACCACCGTTCGGCTCAAGCCCAAGAGTGAATGGCGTCCAGGAATGACCACGGAGAAGCTCATCGAGGAGCTTGATCGCACTGTGCGTGTGCCTGGGCTGACCAACATCTGGATCCCGCCCATCCGCAACCGCATCGATATGCTGGCCACCGGCATCAAGAGCCCGATCGGCGTGAAGGTTGCTGGCAGCGACCTGGACCAGATAGACCGGGCTACCCTCGCTGTGGAGCGGGCAGCGAAAAAGGTGCCTGGAGTGACTTCGGCGCTGGCAGAGCGTTTGACTGGCGGACGCTACATTGATCTGGATATCGACCGCCATGCCGCAGCTCGTTACGGTCTGAACATCGCCGACGTACAGGCCATTGTCGCCGGCGCCATTGGTGGCGAAACCATTGGGGAAACGGTTGAAGGCTTGGCCCGCTATCCCATCAGCGTGCGCTATCCACGCGAATGGCGTGATTCCGTAGAGGCGCTGCGTCAACTGCCGATCTACACCTCGCAGGGCGGCCAGCTGACCCTTGGCAGCGTGGCCCGCATACGTATTGCTGATGGCCCGCCCATGCTCAAGAGCGAGAATGCTCGTCCCTCGGGCTGGGTGTACATCGATGTGCGCGGCCGGGACCTCTCGTCTGTTGTGGCAGACCTGCGTCAGGCGATCGACAGCGAGGTAAAGCTCGATCCAGGCATGAGCTTGAGCTACTCCGGCCAGTTCGAATACCTGGAGCGGGCGAACGCCCGTCTGGCCTGGGCGGTGCCAGCGACGCTGGCCATCATCTTCGTGCTGCTCTACCTGACCTTTGGCCGCCTCGGTGAGGCGTTGCTCATCATGGGCACGCTACCGTTCGCGTTAACTGGGGGCGTTTGGCTGCTCTATCTGCTGGGCTACAACCTGTCGGTGGCCACAGGCGTTGGTTTCATTGCCCTAGCCGGCGTAGCGGCGGAGTTTGGGGTGATCATGCTCATCTACCTGAATAACGCTTGGGCTGAGCGTCAAGCCAAAGGCGAAACCACACGAGCAGCGCTGCTCGACGCGATCCGTGAGGGCGCGGTGCAACGCATCAGGCCCAAGGCAATGACTGTGGCAGTCATCGTTGCAGGCCTGCTGCCCATCCTCTGGAGCAGCGGTACCGGCAGCGAGGTCATGAGCCGCATCGCGGTGCCCATGGTGGGCGGCATGCTCACCGCCCCCTTGCTTTCCCTTTTTGTAATCCCTGCGGCGTACTGGCTGATCCGCCGCCGCGAACTTGCTGTAACTACCCCCAACCTCTCAGGAGAAATCCTATGA